A stretch of Cucumis sativus cultivar 9930 chromosome 2, Cucumber_9930_V3, whole genome shotgun sequence DNA encodes these proteins:
- the LOC101212821 gene encoding (R)-mandelonitrile lyase 3 — MEYSIATFLPLILISIEFLSSHAIPNQDISYMKFVHNANDQPIQEKYDYIVIGGGTTGCPLATTLSSKFSVLLLERGSDPNTYPFVLNEETLSYTFILDDDGQNPIQRFVSEDGVENIRGRVLGGGSMVNAGFYSRGHQEFFETAGVDWDMELVEKAYEWVEETLVSRPNLTAWQAAFRNTLLEGGVVPDNGFDLRHLVGTKIGGSIFDNKGNRHGAVELLNKANPKNLKVVIQATVQRIIFKGLSAVGVLYSDSKGKLHTALIHKKGEIFLSAGAIGSPQLLLLSGIGPKSYLSSLKLHLVHHQPHVGQYMTDNPRFSRSIIFPFQLLASTAQVVGTLEKNIHLQSLASPLPFFPLPSYGLLPPQSTSITSSLVIIVGKFSNVSSKGWLHLNNSSTDAKENPIVRFNYYSQHGDISRCVSGVRKVEDLLKTQTMERIKTQDLEGNKGFQFMELPMPENLWNDSSVEEYCKNTVATYWHYHGGCLVGKVVDDNYKVIGIKNLRVVDGSTFSDSPGTNPMATLMMLGRYVGLKVLQQRSS, encoded by the exons ATGGAGTATTCAATAGCAACCTTTCTCCCTCTCATCCTAATCTCTATTGAATTTCTCTCTTCACATGCTATCCCTAATCAAG ATATTAGCTACATGAAATTTGTACACAATGCCAATGATCAACcaatacaagaaaaatatgacTACATAGTAATAGGAGGAGGAACAACAGGCTGTCCATTAGCTACAACATTATCATCAAAATTCTCAGTCCTCCTTCTTGAAAGAGGTAGTGACCCCAACACATATCCTTTTGTGTTGAATGAAGAAACTCTATCCTACACTTTTATTCTAGACGATGATGGCCAAAATCCCATCCAACGCTTTGTCTCTGAGGATGGTGTGGAGAACATACGAGGGCGAGTTCTTGGCGGCGGAAGCATGGTCAACGCCGGGTTCTACTCGAGGGGACATCAAGAGTTTTTTGAAACTGCAGGTGTGGATTGGGACATGGAATTGGTTGAGAAGGCTTACGAATGGGTTGAAGAAACTTTGGTGTCTAGGCCAAATTTAACTGCATGGCAAGCTGCTTTTAGAAATACTTTGTTGGAAGGTGGTGTTGTCCCTGATAATGGGTTTGATTTAAGGCATCTTGTGGGTACTAAAATTGGAGGTTCAATCTTTGATAACAAAGGAAATAGACATGGAGCTGTAGAGCTTCTCAATAAGGCTAATCCTAAAAATCTTAAGGTTGTCATTCAAGCCACAGTTCAAAGAATCATCTTCAAAG GTTTATCAGCAGTTGGAGTTTTATATTCAGATTCAAAAGGAAAGTTACACACGGcattaattcataaaaaaggagaaatatttttaagtgcAGGAGCTATTGGAAGTCCTCAACTTCTCCTTTTAAGTGGGATTGGCCCAAAATCTTATCTTTCATCTTTAAAACTACATCTCGTTCACCACCAACCACATGTGGGTCAATACATGACCGACAATCCCCGTTTTAGTCgttctattatttttccattCCAGTTACTTGCTTCAACAGCGCAAGTTGTTGGaacattagaaaaaaacatcCATTTACAATCATTGGCCAGCCCTTTACCATTTTTCCCTTTACCATCTTATGgtcttcttcctcctcaatCCACTTCCATCACTTCAAGCTTAGTTATTATTGTAGGTAAATTTTCTAATGTTAGTTCTAAAGGATGGCTTCATTTGAATAATTCTTCCACTGATGCGAAGGAGAATCCTATTGTTAGATTCAATTATTATTCACAGCATGGTGATATTAGTAGATGTGTTAGTGGAGTGAGGAAAGTGGAGGATTTGCTTAAGACACAAACTATGGAAAGGATTAAGACACAAGATTTGGAGGGTAATAAAGGATTTCAATTTATGGAACTTCCAATGCCTGAAAATTTGTGGAATGATAGCTCTGTTGAAGAGTATTGCAAAAATACGGTGGCTACTTATTGGCATTATCATGGAGGATGTTTGGTTGGAAAAGTTGTGGATGATAATTATAAAGTGATTGGAATTAAAAATTTGCGTGTTGTTGATGGCTCCACTTTCTCCGACTCGCCGGGAACTAATCCTATGGCCACCCTTATGATGTTAGGCCG ATATGTTGGCCTTAAAGTACTGCAACAAAGATCAAGTTAA
- the LOC116401986 gene encoding (R)-mandelonitrile lyase 1-like, with the protein MKNSMANQILLFTLISIFQLGLIASHTIPNQDTSYMKFVYEASELQESEEYDYIIIGGGTAGCPLAATLSSKFSVLLLERGNDPNKYPSVLNEQGLLNAFVAEDDGQNPFQHFISEDGVENLRGRVLGGGSMINAGFYSRGHRDFFETAGVDWDRELVEKAYEWVEETVVSKPSLSPWQAAFRSALLEGGVGHDKGFDLRHLVGTKTGGSIFDNKGNRHGAVELLNKGEPKNLKVATQATVQRIIFTGLSASGVSYSDSKGKLHTAFIRKKGEIILSAGAIGSPQLLLLSGVGPKSYLSSLRLPVVLDQPHVGEFMSDNPRFSPTIVLPFQLVSSSAQVVGTLDHNIHLQSFASPLPFFAPPSFSLLPPQFTSIVPSLAIFVGKFSDVHSEGSLRLNSSIDVKESPIVRFNYYSHPDDLARCVRGVRKVGDLLKTPTMEKIKTQDLEGNKRFQFLGLSLPENLLNDTAVEEYCQKTVTTYWHYHGGCLVGKVVDDNHKVIGIDNLRVVDGSTFSVSPGTNPMATLMMLGRYVGLKLLQQRSS; encoded by the exons ATGAAGAACTCTATGGCTAACCAGATTCTCCTCTTCACTCTCATCTCCATCTTTCAATTAGGACTCATCGCCTCCCACACCATCCCTAATCAAG atACTAGTTACATGAAGTTTGTATATGAGGCAAGTGAGTTACAAGAAAGTGAAGAATATGATTACATAATAATAGGAGGAGGAACAGCAGGATGTCCATTAGCTGCAACATTATCATCTAAATTTTCAGTTCTCCTTCTTGAAAGAGGCAATGACCCTAACAAATATCCCTCAGTGTTAAATGAACAAGGCCTATTGAATGCTTTTGTTGCAGAAGATGATGGCCAAAATCCCTTCCAACATTTCATCTCTGAGGATGGTGTAGAGAACTTAAGAGGGCGTGTTCTCGGCGGTGGTAGCATGATCAATGCCGGGTTTTACTCGAGGGGTCATCGTGACTTCTTTGAAACTGCCGGTGTGGATTGGGACAGGGAATTGGTGGAGAAGGCTTATGAATGGGTTGAAGAAACTGTGGTATCTAAGCCGAGTTTGAGTCCATGGCAAGCTGCTTTTAGAAGTGCATTATTGGAAGGTGGCGTTGGCCATGATAAGGGGTTTGATTTGAGGCACCTTGTGGGGACTAAAACTGGAGGATCTATCTTTGATAACAAAGGAAACAGACATGGAGCTGTAGAACTTCTCAACAAAGGTGAACCTAAAAACCTTAAAGTTGCAACTCAGGCCACAGTCCAAAGAATCATCTTCACTG GTTTATCAGCAAGTGGGGTTTCATATTCTGATTCAAAAGGAAAGTTGCATACAGCATTCATTCGTAAAAAAGGAGAGATCATACTAAGTGCAGGAGCCATTGGAAGTCCTCAACTTCTCCTGCTAAGTGGGGTTGGCCCAAAATCTTATCTTTCATCCTTAAGACTACCTGTCGTCCTCGATCAACCACACGTCGGGGAATTTATGTCCGATAATCCCCGTTTCAGTCCGACCATCGTTCTTCCATTCCAACTAGTTTCTTCATCTGCACAAGTAGTTGGAACATTAGACCACAATATCCACTTGCAATCTTTTGCTAGCCCTTTACCATTTTTTGCTCCACCATCGTTTAGCCTTCTTCCTCCTCAATTCACTTCAATTGTCCCTAGCTTAGCCATATTTGTTGGTAAATTCTCTGATGTTCATTCTGAAGGCTCACTTCGTTTGAATTCCTCCATTGATGTGAAGGAGAGTCCCATTGTTAGATTCAATTATTATTCACATCCTGATGATCTTGCTCGATGTGTTAGAGGAGTAAGAAAAGTAGGGGATTTGCTTAAAACTCCAACCATGGAAAAGATTAAGACTCAAGACTTAGAGGGTAATAAAAGATTTCAGTTTTTGGGGCTTTCTTTGCcagaaaatttgttgaatgatACCGCTGTTGAAGAATATTGTCAAAAAACAGTGACTACTTATTGGCATTATCATGGAGGATGTTTGGTGGGAAAAGTAGTTGATGATAACCACAAAGTGATCGGAATTGACAATTTACGTGTAGTTGATGGCTCCACTTTCTCTGTCTCACCGGGAACTAATCCTATGGCCACCCTCATGATGCTCGGCCG GTATGTTGGCCTCAAGCTACTGCAACAAAGATCAAGTTAA